From Cannabis sativa cultivar Pink pepper isolate KNU-18-1 chromosome 8, ASM2916894v1, whole genome shotgun sequence, a single genomic window includes:
- the LOC133030535 gene encoding uncharacterized protein LOC133030535 produces MKIDLSKAYDTVDWEFVDDLLKLLCFPSRFIKWIMTCLKGTNYHLLLNGRIQDDLVIFCKGDLNSVRLTHDAFMKFCNDTVSEEVKSKIMDIVKIEEGGFPLEYLGVNLRPTKWKVKDCGVILDKLNKNLNCWASRNLSFAGRAQLIHSVMLGIINFWMSIFTIPSKITAAIDKSCRDFLWGSSGNSSKLHQAS; encoded by the exons ATGAAAATTGACCTTAGTAAGGCTTATGATACAGTTGACTGGGAGTTTGTGGATGATTTACTCAAGTTGCTCTGCTTTCCTTCTCGATTCATCAAGTGGATAATGACATGCTTGAAGGGTACAAACTATCATTTGCTTCTTAATGGTAGAATCCAAG ATGATTTAGTTATCTTTTGCAAGGGTGATCTCAATTCGGTAAGGCTTACTCATGATGCTTTCATGAAGTTCTGCAATGACACAG TTAGTGAAGAGGTTAAATCGAAGATTATGGACATTGTCAAAATTGAAGAAGGAGGATTTCCCCTTGAGTATTTAGGGGTCAATCTTAGGCCAACCAAATGGAAGGTCAAAGACTGTGGAGTTATCTTGGATAAACTGAACAAGAATCTCAATTGCTGGGCGAGTAGAAACCTCTCCTTTGCGGGTCGTGCTCAATTGATCCACTCGGTAATGCTTGgtataataaatttttggaTGAGTATATTCACCATTCCCTCTAAGATAACAGCTGCCATCGATAAGAGTTGTCGAGATTTTTTATGGGGATCTTCAGGGAATAGTAGTAAGCTTCACCAAGCTTCTTAG